The sequence below is a genomic window from Micromonas commoda chromosome 10, complete sequence.
GTCGCGATTAGGCGCGGGGAGCGggccctgcgccgccgcggtcaaaGCCAGGGTGAGAGGCCAAACCACGAAGAGCCCCAGAGCGACCATGGCGAAGAAAACGCAGATGCGCCCCTGCGGCGAGCAGATacgctcgcgagcgcgacggaggacgccgggtttcgcgacgccgcgcgtgttctccacgtcgccggcgtcgccctggcGCATGAAGAGTGAGTGGGGCTTCGCTCTCGACCCCGACCAAGAAAAGAAACTGAGGCGCGAGAAAATTGAAAACCTCGGGACACCCGAGAAACCGAGGAGGGCGGACACGGCTCCTCTCCCTCCTTTCACGACCCGGTGATAATAATACGATGCAATTGCAAGTtcgatcgcgacgatcgTTTCGGCTAGCGCGCCttcaccccggcgccgtgctGCTTCATGATGGCGTCGAACACCACCTTGACCCCCATGAGCACGAGCGGCACGCCGTTCCCCGGTCGAGTAGACGCCCCGACAAAGTGCAGCCCGTCGCACTCGGGcgagtcgagcgcgccgatgccCGTCCTCACCGGCGGCCTGAACGCCGCCAGCTGCGTCAGGCCGTGCGACAGCCCGAACACCGCTCCGTGCTTGATGTTGAACCGTTCCCGCCACTGCGACGGGGTGGTGACGCTCTCGTGCTTGATGTGTTTGCGCAAATCGCCGTGGCCGGCTTCCTCGAACCTGCGCAGGATAGCCTCCCTCCCCGCGTTcaccatctcctcctcggtgggGACGGGCAAACCGCGTTTCTTGCACATCCTCGCCTGCTCGTTGATGTTGGCGACGGGCAGGAGGATCATGACGGACGAcccacccgcgggcgcgcacgTCGGGTCCGTGTACACGGGGTTGTGGCAGTAAAAGTTGTGCTGCTTGGGAGCGTCAAAGTCGGACACTACGCAGGGCCTGACCCAGCTTCCCTCGTAGTCGCCCGAGAGGAACACGTTGTGGTGGAGGAGCTTCTCGATCTGCGTGTCGAGGCACCAGTTGAACTCGATCACCGAGCACGAGTACTCGGCATCCTCCCAtcgctcagcctccttcttcgcctccggAAACGTCTCTTTATCGATCATCTGGTCCCACACGCACGGAAGGTCCGGGTTGGCCACCACCACGTCCGCCTCGATCACGTCGCCGTTCGCCAGTCGCACCCCCCGCACGACCTGCGTCGCCTTGCTCCCGGCGATCTGGCTGGGACCCTCGCCAAGGGGCTCGGTGAGGATGGCGTCCACTGCGGCGCCCGTTCTAatctcgacgccctcctcgtcgcacAGCTGTTTCAGCGACCCGCGAACTTTGTCGAAGCCACCTTTCGGATACCACACGCCGTCGGTGAgctcggtggcggcgaggagcgagaAGACCCCTGGGGCGTTGTACGGGGAGAGGCCCACGTACAGCTCCTGGTAGGAGAAGAGCGCGCGGAGCCTCGGGTCCTTGAAGTACTTGGCCATCTGGTTAAACtgggggaggaggaggtcgagggGGTTCACCGCCAACGCGAGCGGGCCGACGCGGGAGAGGTCGACGAAGTCCAGGATGGAGTTGGCGTCCCTCtcgatgaacgcggcgacgccgtagtcgagggaggcgcgcgcgcggccgagccAGTCGATGTATCGACCGCCGGCTCCGaactccacgtcgtcgagctgctTGCGCATCTTCTCGGTGTCGTAGAGGAGGTCGAGGGTGGTGTGATCGCCGAAGTGCGCGCGGTAcgccgggtcgacgcgctcgatgtCCATGTAGTCCTCGAGCTTCTTGCCCACCGCGGTGAACTGCTCGCGGTACCTGTCCGGGAGGAGCATGAGCGACGGGCCGGTGTCGAATCGCCATCccgaggcgtcggcgtcggggccgaAGAACTCGGACCTGGCGCGGCCGCCGGTGTCCTCGTTCTTCTCCAGGATGGTGACGTCGTAgcccgcgtgcgcgaggcgggacgccatgccgaggccgccgacgccgccacccacgacgacggcctTCTGGCGGTCGCcagcctgcgccgcggaggtcttcgcggcgccctcggcgatggAACCGCGAacggtgacgacgcgggccgatcgagcacgcgcgccgctcggcttggcggcggcgaccttgagcgcgacgggcgccgaggcgaacatCGCGGACATTTCCGTTACCGCGTGTCTCTTCCGTCGAGAtccgggcgcggaggcgagtcgcgcggcgtGAAGAGtggccgtcgcgtcgccctccacTTGTCAGTCGGCGAGGATAAAGTTCCGAGGCGCCGAGATCCGCGGGGCGAATTTTCGAACGGAATCCTGACTGCTCGCCATAGGATTCGGTCGGTTGCCCCGCTCAACAGCTGCTCGTCTGGATAAACTCGCCCGCTACGTCACCCCCCAATAAAGCCGAATcggaggtcgccgcgcccggacATTCGCAGCAGCGCTCGACGATAGAGAGTTGCAAGATGGCCTTCGTCATGTCCGCCCTCACCACGGCGATGcccaccgtcggcgtccgcggcaacgttcgcgtcgcccccaaGGCGCCCGCCCAGGCCGTGTCCCTGGTCGGGTCCATGAATGGCTCCGTTTCTCTGGGCCGCGAGGGTGAGTGTCCGGAAGCGCTGATTTCCCCGCCCggaacggcgcggtggcggcgaacACGCGCGTCTTGACGCGCCTAACGAGCGCGTCACGCGCTTCGATGCGGCGTGCGGAatcggtcgcgtcgtcgtttggCGCGTCCaagccgtcgccctcgcgcggcgcccgccttCACCGCGCCTTTCCGGTGGCTTTTTTTCAGGGTTTCAGGGTTTTGGGGTTCGCCACGCTTTTTCAAGTGGCTAAGGCTCGGCCCGATGGGACGCGCGTCGGAGCGGGGAGCGGGGAAGAatccccgcgacgcgcctcgcgcgcgtgcagtCGACCGCCCGATGGATTTCGAACCCTGGAATCCCGACTTTCcgaaccgcgcgcggcctcgCTCGACCCGTCGATTCGACCCGTCAGCGACGTCGCCACGCCCCCATCCTTTATCCATTTTCTTTCTTTCTGGACCAAGCCCGCGACCCGTGAACTGACGTCGCATCGCCCCGATCCGTCCCATCGCAGGTGTCGAGTCCGCGTCTTTCGGCGTGGAGGCGGGTGGCAAGTGGTTCATGATCAGCCACGGGAACAAGGTCGCGCGCCTGCACCGCCCCGCCGACCAGCGCAAGGCGCTCCTCCGCAACCTCACCACCGACCTCCTCCGCTACGGCCGCATCACCACCACCATGGCCAGGGCCAAGGCCATGCGCAAGCCCGTGGAGCACATGATCCAGCTCGGCAAGGATGGCGGCGACCACAAGAAGCGCCAGGCCGAGGCGTACGTCTACGacaaggagctcgtcgcggcgctctttGAGCAGGCACCCGCTCGCTACGCCGACCGCACCGGTGGTTACACCCGCATCGTCAGGACGCTCCGCAGACGCGGGGACAACGCCGAGATGGCTATCATCGAGCTGGTTTAAACGCCGCGCTCTCGCTGCCGCTTTATTCTTGGTTATTAGTCTTGGTGGGTGTCGTCGTGGGCAGTCGGAGTGCGCTGGCAAGTGCTTTCGGCTTCACGGCGTGAAACGGAGTTGTGTACATTCACGCgcagagcgccgcgcgcataTTCGTTCTAGCACTGCGTAGGTTTCAATTATCATAAAGCCTTTCGCATTTACTCGTCGATCCCGCGAATCTCTCATTACAAGCTcacttcttcttcttggtcTTCTTAgccggggcggcgtccgccgcggctggaaGGAGCCTCCCTTTCTCGTCCATGACGCCGTCCTTCTTGAGCTTCTTGGCCcgctccttgagctcgttgacccgcgcctccttcttAGCCAGACCGAGCTGCATGGCCTTGTACAGCTCCCTCTTCTTCCTGGGCAGCAGGGTATAACTCATGGCTTTGATTTCCTCATCCTCGCCCATTTCCTTGATGCGCTTGTTGATGATGATGTCCTTCTCGCGCATCGCCATCTCGTGGGTGAGCCTCGAGGGCTTGCgcttcttggccttcttgggcgcgtcctcgtcctcggagtcgtcctcggagtcggagttttcctcgtcctcggagttttcctcgtcctcggagttttcctcctcggactcctcctcctcctcggatccctcctcctcctcggatccctcctcctcctccgaatCCGCGGTGTGATCCCTGCCCTCCTGCATGGCCCTGGAGTAAGGGATGcccttcgcctcgcgctgcAGATCCCGCGCGtactcgcgctcctcctcctccgcctcctcctccgcggtgagcatcctggcgcccgcgtctcCGGAGACATCCGCCAAGGACCGgccctccctcgcggctttCGCCTGCATCTGGAGCTTCTCCAGCGTGGCCTGGTAGTCGGGGGTGTaaccctcgtcgtccttgcTGACGAACGGGGAGAGGTGGGGCGGGGGCACGATCCCGGGCCTGTAGTCGGCGCAGGGGATGAGGATCCTCCAGTTGGCGCAGTCGCACACCCACTGCGGTACGACGTACTCGCGCTGAGCGAGCATCTTCCCCTCCATCGGCCTGTCGCACACGTGGTGggtcacgccgccgtcggactCGTCGTACGGGCTGCCCTCACCCTCCCAGcacacctcgccgccgaacgatCGGATGATGAACACCATCATGTCCCTCGGGCACTCGCGCTGGATGAAACAGACCATCCCCTTGAAGAGCGTGGCGCAGAGCTTGgcgtcctccctcgccgtcggatctccgccggcggAGAGACTgatggcgcgctcgagctcgtcctcctcctcgacgtcatcgccgtcctcgccgtcgctgcgttcggcgcgcagcgcagcctcggcctcggcctcctcgtccacctccccgtcgccgatcTGCGCGAGTTTATCGCTCAGCGTCGCCAGCCTGGACTCGGTGAGCTTCGCCTGCGCgctcttcttcttggcgccgccggcgtagCCCTGCTCCTTGTCCGTCTCCATCCTGTCCGCGAGGTCGTGGATCACGGCGACGATcccacccgcggcgtcctcgagtcGCGTGTCCAGGACCGGCGGGTACCTCAAGCCTTGGTCAAAGTAGAGCTTGTAGTTGACAAAGCCGAGCATCGACGTGTAAAAGTCCAAAAACGTGAGCATGACCCTGTAGTCCACGTCCTCGGGCAACgtctgcgcgagcgcgtgcggggTGAGCCAGGTGATCTCCTGGCCGTGCACCACCGCCTGGTAGTAGATCCCTTTGACGGATATGAACACCTTGCGCAGCGCGTGCATCTTGGTGACGTACGACTGAAACTCGAGCGAGAGCTTGCGAGACTCCAGCAGCACCTCGGCCGGGATCCCGTGCCTCTTGTCCGCGGGGAGCACGGCGAAGAGGTGAGCCAAAGTGAGcgggtcgtcgaggtcgcggagggcgtcgagaaAGGTCGGATACCGCTCCTTCACGAGGTGGTCCAGGCCGTACTTgggcttcttctcctccagACGGTCCACGGCGTGGTACGCCTTCTTCGCCCTGGCGCGCTTGATCTTGCGCTCGTACGAGCGGAGGTCGCGGAATTTCTCGAGGAGGGGCTCGTGCGCGAGGAAGTTGATGTCCTTGACGTGGTAGTAGGTCTTGTGCTGGCCCTTGAACTTCTTCTTGGGCTCCCTGCGGCGTGGAGTGGACGAGGGTGGTCAGCGGTGGGCGCGGATTGGGTGATAaatcggcggcgggcggcgggtcggcggAGCGATGGGACACGACGGGGATTCGCAAGCGCCGGGGTTCGGGAGATGAAACGAGGGTTCGCGTACCTGGGGTGGATGCCCTTGAGGATGCACAGGCGTCGAAAGTCCGCGAGCTTGAGCTGC
It includes:
- a CDS encoding predicted protein, producing MFASAPVALKVAAAKPSGARARSARVVTVRGSIAEGAAKTSAAQAGDRQKAVVVGGGVGGLGMASRLAHAGYDVTILEKNEDTGGRARSEFFGPDADASGWRFDTGPSLMLLPDRYREQFTAVGKKLEDYMDIERVDPAYRAHFGDHTTLDLLYDTEKMRKQLDDVEFGAGGRYIDWLGRARASLDYGVAAFIERDANSILDFVDLSRVGPLALAVNPLDLLLPQFNQMAKYFKDPRLRALFSYQELYVGLSPYNAPGVFSLLAATELTDGVWYPKGGFDKVRGSLKQLCDEEGVEIRTGAAVDAILTEPLGEGPSQIAGSKATQVVRGVRLANGDVIEADVVVANPDLPCVWDQMIDKETFPEAKKEAERWEDAEYSCSVIEFNWCLDTQIEKLLHHNVFLSGDYEGSWVRPCVVSDFDAPKQHNFYCHNPVYTDPTCAPAGGSSVMILLPVANINEQARMCKKRGLPVPTEEEMVNAGREAILRRFEEAGHGDLRKHIKHESVTTPSQWRERFNIKHGAVFGLSHGLTQLAAFRPPVRTGIGALDSPECDGLHFVGASTRPGNGVPLVLMGVKVVFDAIMKQHGAGVKAR
- a CDS encoding predicted protein, which codes for MISHGNKVARLHRPADQRKALLRNLTTDLLRYGRITTTMARAKAMRKPVEHMIQLGKDGGDHKKRQAEAYVYDKELVAALFEQAPARYADRTGGYTRIVRTLRRRGDNAEMAIIELV
- a CDS encoding predicted protein; translated protein: KVKGGIASRYTTRNQALNRLQLKLADFRRLCILKGIHPREPKKKFKGQHKTYYHVKDINFLAHEPLLEKFRDLRSYERKIKRARAKKAYHAVDRLEEKKPKYGLDHLVKERYPTFLDALRDLDDPLTLAHLFAVLPADKRHGIPAEVLLESRKLSLEFQSYVTKMHALRKVFISVKGIYYQAVVHGQEITWLTPHALAQTLPEDVDYRVMLTFLDFYTSMLGFVNYKLYFDQGLRYPPVLDTRLEDAAGGIVASAQAKLTESRLATLSDKLAQIGDGEVDEEAEAEAALRAERSDGEDGDDVEEEDELERAISLSAGGDPTAREDAKLCATLFKGMVCFIQRECPRDMMVFIIRSFGGEVCWEGEGSPYDESDGGVTHHVCDRPMEGKMLAQREYVVPQWVCDCANWRILIPCADYRPGIVPPPHLSPFVSKDDEGYTPDYQATLEKLQMQAK